The following proteins are encoded in a genomic region of Bacillus sp. BGMRC 2118:
- a CDS encoding BMP family ABC transporter substrate-binding protein produces the protein MGKKVTALLLMIALLVGCSSNAANNTETTDRIKIGIMLSDVGLGDQSFSDSAFNGLIKAREELDILFDYRELSDSETYEKGLTELVEEGNDIVVGLGFMVQEDLEKVAKKYPKQKFILIDSVSDLSNITSITFKEDEGSFLAGAAAALATKTKKIGFVGGDDVPLIHKFANGFEQGAKSINPSIEVVVEYAGDFGNDKLGKDMASKMIDQGADVLYAAAGFTGVGLLQEAQARSVHAIGVDSDQFFYAEKAVMTSMLKKVDVALFQIISDYVKNKELPKGNVVLGLKEDGVDLAPIRVIPFTQQQLKTITDLKQEIISGKVTISQ, from the coding sequence ATGGGAAAAAAGGTTACTGCACTATTATTAATGATTGCCCTACTTGTTGGTTGTTCTTCCAATGCTGCAAACAACACTGAAACGACTGACAGAATCAAGATCGGCATTATGCTGTCAGACGTAGGTTTAGGAGATCAATCTTTTTCAGACTCTGCTTTTAATGGATTAATTAAAGCAAGAGAAGAGTTAGATATATTATTTGATTACCGCGAATTAAGTGATTCAGAAACATATGAAAAGGGACTCACAGAATTAGTTGAAGAAGGCAATGATATTGTTGTCGGTCTTGGATTTATGGTACAGGAGGATCTTGAAAAAGTTGCAAAAAAATATCCAAAGCAAAAATTTATTTTAATAGACTCTGTATCGGACTTATCAAATATTACTTCTATTACGTTTAAGGAAGATGAAGGAAGCTTCCTGGCTGGTGCTGCAGCTGCGTTAGCCACAAAGACTAAAAAAATCGGTTTTGTTGGGGGAGATGATGTTCCTCTTATTCATAAATTTGCTAATGGGTTTGAGCAAGGAGCAAAATCAATCAATCCGAGTATAGAAGTAGTTGTCGAGTATGCAGGTGACTTTGGAAATGACAAGCTAGGTAAAGACATGGCTTCAAAGATGATTGATCAGGGAGCAGACGTGTTATACGCAGCAGCTGGTTTCACAGGAGTTGGTCTTCTTCAAGAGGCACAAGCAAGAAGTGTGCATGCAATTGGAGTTGATAGTGATCAATTCTTCTATGCAGAGAAGGCAGTTATGACCTCTATGTTAAAGAAAGTGGATGTTGCTTTATTCCAGATTATTTCAGATTATGTTAAAAATAAAGAACTTCCTAAAGGTAACGTTGTACTTGGACTTAAGGAAGACGGTGTTGATTTAGCACCAATCCGAGTGATTCCTTTCACTCAACAACAGTTAAAAACAATTACTGATCTAAAGCAAGAAATTATTAGCGGGAAAGTGACCATTTCACAATAA
- a CDS encoding DUF3941 domain-containing protein, producing MSRTSDNDKKARDNNAKRAEKNLEREENRQKGKRQYSKKTDHL from the coding sequence ATGTCTAGAACAAGTGACAATGATAAAAAAGCTCGTGATAATAATGCAAAACGAGCAGAAAAGAATTTAGAGCGCGAAGAAAACCGTCAAAAAGGAAAGCGCCAGTATTCTAAGAAAACTGATCATTTGTAA
- a CDS encoding DegV family protein, protein MSIQLITDSACDLSKEVLDQQDIIMLPLVVHLDDTDYFDTETIDSSKVYEAMRMEKVPKTSQVPPTRFHDTFTRLAEEKKEAIYISFSSELSGTYQTSMLMAEQVREQYPDFKLTIINTKCASLGMGLVVLKAAEYVKAGLSYDEIVEKTEAHANHMESIFTVDNLDYLARGGRVSKASAFVGGLLNIKPLLHMEDGKLIPLEKIRGRKKVLQRMIDLMKERGVNFSGHTVGISHSEDEETALYLQEKIKEQLGYESFFMTNIGSAIGAHVGPGTIALFFLNKELN, encoded by the coding sequence ATGTCAATTCAATTAATAACTGACAGTGCATGTGATTTATCAAAAGAAGTTTTAGATCAGCAAGATATTATTATGCTTCCATTAGTTGTTCACTTAGATGATACTGACTATTTTGATACTGAGACGATTGATTCATCGAAAGTGTATGAAGCTATGAGAATGGAAAAGGTTCCAAAAACATCTCAAGTACCACCTACTCGCTTCCATGATACATTTACCCGTTTAGCAGAAGAAAAGAAGGAAGCAATTTATATTTCATTTTCTTCAGAATTATCCGGTACGTATCAAACATCTATGTTAATGGCTGAGCAAGTAAGAGAGCAGTATCCTGATTTCAAGTTAACCATTATTAATACAAAATGTGCTTCCCTCGGTATGGGTTTAGTTGTGTTAAAAGCTGCAGAGTATGTAAAAGCAGGTCTGTCTTATGATGAAATTGTTGAGAAGACAGAGGCACATGCAAATCATATGGAAAGTATCTTCACAGTTGATAATTTAGATTATTTGGCTAGAGGAGGTCGTGTTTCGAAAGCATCTGCTTTTGTAGGCGGATTATTAAACATCAAGCCATTGCTTCATATGGAGGATGGAAAACTAATACCTCTAGAAAAAATTCGTGGCCGCAAGAAAGTATTGCAACGTATGATTGACTTAATGAAGGAACGTGGCGTAAATTTTTCTGGTCACACTGTAGGAATCAGTCATAGTGAAGATGAAGAAACTGCTTTGTACCTTCAAGAAAAAATTAAAGAACAACTAGGTTATGAATCATTCTTCATGACAAATATCGGCTCCGCTATCGGAGCACATGTAGGACCAGGTACAATTGCACTATTCTTCTTAAATAAAGAATTAAACTAA
- a CDS encoding methyl-accepting chemotaxis protein, which yields MNLKKKLMLQSMAALVLAIAMIGFIVVKMLEIDKSNTDYVPYLLSVQELNAQMKITKQSLNNFSFNMTEGNKAEAMEQLVVTRESFEKVQKLNTLPESKKIIAKSYEKYETLLFEAQKSLQASESSEVKKQSIRTNGILNDLYLLDMYASKHYDFIQETLKKKIATTILIAIIGSAILIVASVLLSYRLTLSITKPLERLSHNARKIASGDLVVEEVTYNNKDEIGELNQSFTIMVQQLRSLIGSIESVSKNVEQFSRDIEDENRGLIEISNQVAVSTDELSSGSQAISEDLQNSVHLVEQMYQEFENNVNRSAQTAEYSVAAEESITSGRQAILEQKQLLTENIESTKKIEVATKDFSSYASKIEEMATSVSSIADQTNLLALNAAIEAARAGEAGKGFAVVADEVRKLAEDSTQATKQIFEMVDHIKKGLAEVLQSVGKGVQIATKQEKSMVVTTDAFENIGEKVQGITSDIEELVKGITNSKELGEQVLESVGNISAVIEESAAGSEEISASTTEQLHAFEKLAAKVTSMRKLTDELNEVLSQFKMH from the coding sequence ATGAATCTTAAAAAGAAACTGATGCTTCAATCAATGGCTGCACTAGTCTTGGCAATTGCCATGATTGGCTTTATCGTTGTGAAGATGCTAGAAATTGATAAATCCAATACAGACTATGTTCCATATTTGCTTTCCGTGCAGGAATTGAACGCGCAAATGAAAATTACAAAACAAAGCTTAAATAACTTTTCATTTAATATGACTGAAGGTAATAAAGCAGAAGCGATGGAACAATTAGTAGTCACTCGAGAAAGCTTCGAAAAAGTTCAAAAACTAAACACTCTACCAGAGTCTAAAAAAATCATTGCGAAGTCTTATGAGAAGTATGAAACACTGCTGTTTGAAGCGCAGAAGTCTTTACAAGCATCTGAGTCTTCAGAAGTGAAGAAGCAATCTATTCGTACAAATGGAATTCTAAATGATCTATATTTACTAGACATGTATGCAAGTAAACATTATGACTTTATTCAAGAAACGTTAAAGAAAAAAATTGCTACAACTATTTTAATAGCGATCATTGGATCCGCCATCTTAATCGTAGCTTCTGTCCTATTAAGCTATCGTTTAACGTTATCGATTACGAAGCCTCTGGAGCGCTTAAGTCATAATGCAAGAAAAATAGCTTCTGGAGATCTTGTCGTAGAGGAAGTAACGTATAACAATAAAGATGAGATTGGTGAATTGAATCAATCATTTACGATTATGGTCCAGCAATTACGTAGTTTAATTGGTTCCATTGAATCAGTAAGTAAAAACGTTGAACAATTCTCCCGTGATATTGAAGATGAAAACCGAGGTCTTATTGAAATAAGTAATCAAGTTGCTGTTTCAACAGATGAATTATCTTCAGGATCACAGGCTATTTCAGAGGACTTACAAAACTCAGTACATTTAGTTGAGCAAATGTATCAAGAATTCGAAAATAATGTTAATCGCTCTGCACAGACAGCTGAATACAGTGTCGCTGCAGAAGAATCGATTACTTCAGGTAGACAAGCAATACTAGAACAAAAACAGTTATTAACAGAAAATATTGAATCCACGAAAAAGATTGAAGTGGCTACAAAGGATTTCTCTAGTTATGCAAGCAAGATTGAAGAGATGGCTACATCTGTATCATCCATTGCTGATCAAACCAACCTTTTAGCTCTTAACGCAGCCATAGAGGCAGCACGGGCAGGTGAGGCAGGGAAAGGATTTGCAGTTGTTGCAGATGAAGTGAGAAAGCTTGCCGAAGACTCTACTCAAGCGACAAAGCAAATCTTTGAAATGGTTGATCATATTAAAAAGGGATTAGCAGAAGTATTGCAGTCTGTAGGCAAGGGTGTACAAATTGCAACGAAGCAAGAAAAGTCAATGGTCGTTACAACAGATGCCTTTGAAAACATCGGTGAAAAGGTACAAGGTATCACGTCTGATATTGAAGAGTTGGTTAAAGGAATCACCAACTCGAAAGAACTTGGAGAACAAGTGTTAGAATCAGTAGGAAACATTAGTGCGGTTATAGAAGAATCTGCTGCTGGAAGTGAAGAAATCTCCGCTTCAACTACAGAGCAATTGCATGCATTTGAAAAGCTTGCAGCAAAAGTAACAAGCATGAGAAAGCTAACTGATGAATTGAATGAAGTGTTATCTCAATTTAAAATGCATTAA
- the mscL gene encoding large conductance mechanosensitive channel protein MscL — MGLIKEFKEFAVKGNVIDLAVGVIIGGAFNKIVSSLVDDIVMPPIGMLIGKVDFANLFITLGPEEYASLAEAQEAGAATINYGQFINNVIQFLIMAFVIFLIIRQINRLKRKEEVKPTTPDTKECPFCTTKIAAKAKKCPQCTADLPAKGA; from the coding sequence TTGGGTTTAATAAAAGAATTTAAAGAATTTGCAGTAAAGGGAAATGTCATTGACTTAGCTGTCGGGGTAATTATTGGCGGTGCATTTAACAAAATTGTCTCTTCATTAGTGGACGACATAGTTATGCCACCCATCGGGATGTTAATTGGAAAGGTTGATTTTGCCAATTTATTTATCACATTAGGTCCAGAAGAGTATGCATCATTGGCTGAAGCACAAGAAGCAGGCGCCGCTACCATTAACTACGGTCAATTTATTAATAATGTTATCCAATTCTTGATCATGGCGTTTGTCATTTTCTTGATCATCCGACAAATTAATCGACTCAAGAGAAAAGAAGAAGTCAAACCAACAACCCCGGATACAAAGGAATGTCCTTTCTGCACTACTAAAATTGCAGCAAAGGCTAAAAAGTGTCCGCAATGTACAGCTGATCTACCTGCAAAAGGAGCATAG